One Halocalculus aciditolerans DNA segment encodes these proteins:
- a CDS encoding 1,4-dihydroxy-2-naphthoate polyprenyltransferase has product MSDSAEISRTQAWVMAARPHTLPAASSPVLVGVGLALGLGVFEPLPAVAALVGALLIQVGTNFANDYYDAEKGADTEEREGFTRVTQAGLIPAQTVKRAMYATFLASVVVGLYLVAVGGVPILVIGVLSILSGIAYTGGPYPLGYHGLGDVFVFVFFGVVAVVGTVYVQAAAAAAGVFPVAPPAGTLPTAAFAASVAVGTLNTAILVVNNLRDVDTDRKAGKNTLAVRFGRTGARAEYVLLLVVAYLVPVYFFVSRAGWDAAVLLPLLTLPLAATVTRTVLRYDDGEHLDPALSTTGKLLFAFAALFAVGLAL; this is encoded by the coding sequence ATGTCTGATTCGGCGGAAATCTCCCGGACGCAGGCGTGGGTGATGGCGGCGCGCCCGCACACGCTCCCCGCGGCGTCGTCGCCGGTGCTCGTCGGCGTCGGGCTGGCGCTCGGCCTCGGCGTCTTCGAGCCCCTGCCGGCGGTCGCGGCGCTCGTCGGCGCGCTCCTCATCCAGGTCGGCACGAACTTCGCGAACGACTACTACGACGCGGAGAAGGGCGCGGACACCGAGGAGCGCGAGGGGTTCACGCGCGTCACGCAGGCCGGACTCATCCCCGCGCAGACCGTGAAACGCGCGATGTACGCGACCTTCCTCGCGTCGGTCGTCGTCGGCCTCTACCTCGTCGCCGTCGGCGGCGTTCCCATCCTCGTCATCGGCGTGCTGAGCATTCTCTCCGGTATCGCGTACACGGGCGGGCCGTACCCGCTCGGCTACCACGGCCTCGGCGACGTCTTCGTCTTCGTCTTCTTCGGGGTCGTCGCCGTCGTCGGGACCGTCTACGTGCAGGCTGCGGCCGCGGCGGCCGGCGTCTTCCCCGTCGCGCCGCCCGCGGGGACGCTCCCGACCGCGGCGTTCGCCGCGAGCGTCGCTGTCGGCACGCTCAACACCGCCATTCTCGTCGTGAACAACCTCCGCGACGTCGACACGGACCGGAAAGCGGGGAAGAACACGCTCGCCGTGCGGTTCGGCCGCACCGGCGCGCGCGCCGAGTACGTCCTCCTGCTCGTCGTCGCTTACCTCGTGCCCGTCTACTTCTTCGTCTCCCGCGCGGGGTGGGACGCCGCCGTCCTCCTCCCGCTCTTGACGCTCCCGCTCGCCGCGACGGTGACGCGGACCGTCCTCCGGTACGACGACGGCGAGCACCTCGACCCCGCGCTCTCGACGACGGGGAAACTCCTCTTCGCGTTCGCGGCGCTCTTCGCGGTCGGACTCGCGCTATGA
- a CDS encoding mandelate racemase/muconate lactonizing enzyme family protein — MSVEAFALPLATPLETAAGRIEEREGFLFAARGGTGEATPLPGWTESLAACERALRDADEKERWSAALAACEGAPAARHAVSQACLDARARAADRPLYRELGGERECERVPVNATVGDADVEGTLSAVETAVHAGFETVKVKVGARAVAADADRLDAVRSAYPRLELRADANAAWDEAEARAFLDATSGLDLAYVEQPVPGVDALARLTSVGPVAADESVVDAGVDACLDAGVAAVVLKPMALGGLDRARDAAFAALDAGVTPVVSNTVDAAYARSGAVHLAASLPDPAPAGLATGGRFARDLVPDATPVRNGYIAVPRGNGHAIGGSAGE; from the coding sequence ATGAGCGTCGAGGCGTTCGCGCTCCCGCTCGCTACCCCGCTCGAAACCGCCGCCGGCCGCATCGAGGAGCGCGAGGGATTTCTCTTCGCGGCGCGCGGCGGGACGGGCGAGGCGACGCCGCTCCCCGGCTGGACGGAGTCACTGGCCGCCTGCGAGCGCGCGCTCCGCGACGCCGACGAGAAAGAACGCTGGTCGGCGGCGCTCGCCGCCTGCGAGGGTGCGCCGGCGGCCCGGCACGCCGTCAGTCAGGCGTGCCTCGACGCGCGAGCGCGGGCCGCCGACCGGCCGCTCTACCGGGAGCTCGGCGGCGAGCGCGAGTGCGAGCGCGTCCCGGTGAACGCGACCGTCGGCGACGCGGACGTCGAAGGGACGCTGAGCGCCGTCGAGACAGCGGTCCACGCCGGCTTCGAGACAGTGAAAGTGAAAGTCGGCGCGCGGGCCGTGGCGGCGGACGCCGACCGGCTGGACGCAGTCCGGAGCGCGTATCCGCGCCTCGAACTGCGCGCGGACGCGAACGCCGCGTGGGACGAAGCGGAAGCGCGCGCGTTCCTCGACGCGACGAGCGGACTGGACCTCGCGTACGTCGAACAGCCCGTTCCGGGCGTCGACGCGCTCGCCCGACTCACGAGTGTGGGGCCCGTGGCGGCGGACGAATCCGTCGTCGACGCCGGCGTCGACGCCTGCCTCGACGCGGGCGTGGCGGCGGTCGTGCTGAAGCCGATGGCGCTCGGCGGGCTCGACCGCGCGCGGGACGCCGCGTTCGCCGCGCTCGACGCGGGCGTGACGCCCGTCGTGTCGAACACCGTCGACGCCGCGTACGCGCGTTCCGGCGCGGTGCATCTCGCAGCGAGCCTCCCGGACCCCGCGCCCGCCGGCCTCGCGACGGGCGGCCGGTTCGCGCGCGACCTCGTCCCCGACGCGACACCTGTCAGGAACGGATACATAGCCGTCCCGAGGGGAAACGGACATGCCATCGGGGGTTCTGCGGGCGAGTGA
- a CDS encoding sulfite oxidase-like oxidoreductase, translated as MSVRDVTDLYEEFGDDRLPPGQRETSKFPVLSKSGTPAWDPETWEFRAWGAVDDERRWSWDEFTDLPSETQRQDFHCVTGWSRFDCEFTGLTFTRLADLVGVTEDATHVMFHGLDGYTTNLPLDDCMRDEVLFAWGFDGDDLPREHGGPLRVVTPHKYAYKGAKWVDGVEFLEEPERGYWEKRGYSNTADPWNEERYS; from the coding sequence ATGAGTGTCAGGGACGTCACGGACCTCTACGAGGAGTTCGGCGACGACCGCCTCCCGCCGGGACAGCGCGAGACCTCGAAGTTCCCCGTCCTCTCGAAGAGCGGGACGCCCGCCTGGGACCCGGAGACCTGGGAGTTCCGCGCGTGGGGTGCCGTCGACGACGAACGCCGCTGGAGCTGGGACGAGTTCACCGACCTCCCGAGCGAGACCCAGCGACAGGACTTCCACTGCGTCACCGGCTGGAGTCGCTTCGACTGCGAGTTCACCGGCCTCACCTTCACCCGGCTCGCCGACCTCGTCGGCGTTACGGAGGACGCGACGCACGTGATGTTCCACGGCCTCGACGGCTACACCACGAACCTCCCGCTCGACGACTGCATGCGCGACGAAGTCCTCTTCGCGTGGGGCTTCGACGGCGACGACCTCCCCCGCGAACACGGCGGCCCGCTCCGCGTCGTCACCCCCCACAAGTACGCCTACAAGGGCGCGAAGTGGGTCGACGGCGTCGAATTCCTCGAAGAACCCGAGCGCGGCTACTGGGAGAAACGCGGCTACTCGAACACGGCCGACCCCTGGAACGAAGAGCGGTACAGTTAG
- a CDS encoding L-lactate MFS transporter, with protein sequence MPKRDSSKNRWLIAVSAVAIHLSIGGIYAYSIYQIPLQNTVGWDTSSVSLAFSIAIFVLGITAAFLGSYVERYGPRKSGFAAAVLYGLGTVGAGVSVQLESLPLFLATFGVIGGMGLGLGYISPIGTLVDWFPDRRGMATGLAVMGFGAGALLTGPFGNFLIQNYGVSTAFFVLGAIYFVLMSLGASYLAKPEEGWLPEGMEGVEGAQEKAKGALPGLDILSAKEARTTPRFALIWLIIFINVTAGIMLLAFASPMLQSIGGASATTAAFIVGYIGIFNGGGRIFWASLSDYIGRTTTYGAFFVIQIVAFFLMPNALGVWFLAALLFLVITCYGGGFACLPAYLSDLFGTKEVSAIHGYALTAWGLAGVVGPTIASTVLEATGSYTQALYIINVLLVAGLALVIILRWRIGKLEKASASAGAAA encoded by the coding sequence ATGCCAAAACGAGATTCGAGCAAGAACCGGTGGCTGATTGCGGTATCGGCCGTCGCGATCCACCTGTCAATCGGTGGTATCTACGCGTACAGCATCTATCAGATTCCCCTACAGAACACGGTCGGGTGGGACACGTCGAGCGTCTCGCTGGCGTTCTCCATCGCCATCTTCGTCCTCGGTATCACCGCGGCGTTCCTCGGGAGCTACGTCGAGAGGTACGGCCCCAGGAAATCCGGATTCGCCGCCGCCGTCCTCTACGGTCTGGGGACGGTCGGCGCGGGTGTCTCCGTACAGCTCGAGAGCCTCCCGCTCTTCCTCGCCACGTTCGGCGTCATCGGCGGGATGGGTCTCGGCCTCGGCTACATCTCCCCGATCGGCACGCTCGTCGACTGGTTCCCGGACCGCCGCGGGATGGCGACCGGCCTCGCCGTCATGGGCTTCGGTGCCGGCGCGCTCCTCACGGGCCCGTTCGGTAACTTCCTCATCCAGAACTACGGTGTCTCGACGGCGTTCTTCGTCCTCGGTGCCATCTACTTCGTCCTGATGTCGCTCGGTGCGAGCTACCTCGCGAAGCCCGAAGAGGGCTGGCTCCCCGAGGGCATGGAGGGCGTCGAGGGCGCTCAGGAGAAAGCGAAGGGCGCACTCCCCGGCCTCGACATCCTCAGCGCGAAAGAAGCGCGCACGACGCCGCGCTTCGCCCTCATCTGGCTCATCATCTTCATCAACGTCACCGCCGGTATCATGCTCCTCGCGTTCGCGTCCCCGATGCTGCAGTCCATCGGCGGCGCTAGCGCGACGACGGCCGCGTTCATCGTCGGCTACATCGGCATCTTCAACGGCGGCGGCCGCATCTTCTGGGCGTCCCTCTCCGACTACATCGGACGGACGACGACGTACGGCGCGTTCTTCGTCATCCAGATCGTTGCGTTCTTCCTGATGCCGAACGCGCTCGGCGTCTGGTTCCTCGCCGCACTTCTCTTCCTGGTCATCACGTGCTACGGCGGCGGGTTCGCGTGCCTCCCGGCCTACCTCAGCGACCTCTTCGGAACGAAGGAAGTGAGCGCGATTCACGGCTACGCCCTCACCGCGTGGGGCCTCGCCGGCGTCGTCGGCCCGACGATCGCGTCCACCGTTCTCGAAGCGACCGGGAGCTACACGCAGGCACTCTACATCATCAACGTCCTCCTCGTCGCCGGTCTCGCGCTCGTCATCATCCTCCGCTGGCGCATCGGCAAACTCGAGAAGGCGAGCGCGAGCGCCGGCGCTGCCGCGTAA
- a CDS encoding isochorismate synthase, producing MEPRQDASCGVEDARLVTETVRLAETSLVDVLRADFRAHAVWSAPGEPSLVGCGAAASVTASGPGELDAVRERVESVFADAPASDAPAVARPRVLGGMAFHDGHRESPPWSGFPGVAFVLPHVQFAVAEDATYLTVNEFGPEADAGSARRTMARVRESVEAVDAASVSVDPPGIVAEHPTTTRAAWREAVADATARIAAGDLEKVVLAQALDAELGDSFDLVSAMTRIERGHPECFRFAFRANDGGAFFGPSPERLVSRRGGRVETGALAATVSRGDTAAEDAELERELRSSEKLVYEHEVVEDSIREQLAPVARNVRSGDRRVKKLASVQHLFTPIAADTDRHVLELVDALHPTPAVGGRPPDAALETIREAEAFDRGWYAAPVGWFDADGDGTFAVAIRSALARDRDAHLYAGAGIVADSDADAEWDEIQLKFDSVRAHLS from the coding sequence ATGGAGCCGCGTCAGGACGCGTCGTGTGGGGTAGAGGACGCTCGTCTCGTCACGGAGACGGTTCGGTTGGCGGAGACGTCGCTGGTGGACGTTCTGCGCGCGGATTTTCGGGCGCACGCGGTGTGGTCTGCGCCGGGTGAGCCGTCGCTCGTGGGGTGCGGGGCGGCGGCGTCGGTGACGGCGTCGGGGCCGGGTGAGTTGGATGCGGTTCGGGAGCGCGTGGAGTCGGTGTTCGCGGACGCGCCGGCGTCGGATGCGCCGGCGGTCGCTCGCCCGCGGGTGCTCGGCGGGATGGCGTTCCACGACGGGCACCGGGAGTCGCCGCCGTGGTCGGGGTTTCCGGGGGTGGCGTTCGTGCTGCCGCACGTGCAGTTCGCCGTGGCCGAGGACGCGACGTACCTCACGGTGAACGAGTTCGGGCCGGAGGCGGACGCGGGGAGCGCGCGCCGGACGATGGCGCGGGTTCGCGAGTCGGTCGAGGCCGTCGACGCGGCGTCGGTGAGCGTCGACCCGCCGGGCATTGTCGCGGAGCATCCGACGACGACGCGGGCGGCGTGGCGGGAGGCGGTCGCGGACGCGACCGCGCGTATCGCGGCGGGCGACCTGGAGAAGGTCGTGCTCGCGCAGGCGCTCGACGCGGAGCTCGGGGATTCGTTCGACCTCGTGTCGGCGATGACGCGCATCGAGCGCGGACACCCCGAGTGTTTCCGGTTCGCGTTCCGGGCGAACGACGGCGGCGCGTTCTTCGGGCCGAGCCCGGAGCGCCTCGTGTCGCGGCGCGGCGGGCGCGTGGAGACGGGCGCGCTCGCGGCGACGGTGTCTCGCGGGGACACCGCGGCGGAAGACGCCGAGCTGGAGCGGGAGCTCCGGTCGAGCGAGAAGCTCGTGTACGAACACGAGGTCGTCGAGGATAGCATCCGCGAGCAGCTCGCGCCGGTCGCGCGGAACGTCCGGTCGGGCGACCGGCGGGTGAAGAAGCTCGCGTCGGTCCAACACCTCTTCACGCCCATCGCGGCCGACACGGACAGACACGTGCTCGAGCTCGTCGACGCCCTGCATCCGACGCCGGCGGTCGGCGGGCGGCCGCCGGACGCGGCGCTGGAGACGATTCGTGAGGCGGAGGCGTTCGACCGCGGGTGGTACGCCGCGCCCGTCGGCTGGTTCGACGCCGACGGCGACGGCACGTTCGCGGTCGCCATCCGGTCGGCGCTCGCCCGCGACCGGGACGCCCACCTCTACGCGGGCGCGGGCATCGTCGCGGACTCCGACGCGGACGCGGAGTGGGACGAGATTCAGTTGAAGTTCGACAGCGTTCGCGCCCACCTCTCCTGA
- a CDS encoding UPF0058 family protein, whose product MHKDDLLELHEEMVEIKESFLSYEGVDESVFDTYEQLDVDPSHVHKSKSEHKHAVFVLGNALATAMSEDEFSSAGRISKRMEELADDAQSKL is encoded by the coding sequence ATGCACAAGGACGACCTGCTGGAGCTCCACGAGGAGATGGTGGAGATCAAGGAGAGCTTCCTCTCGTACGAAGGCGTCGACGAGAGCGTCTTCGACACGTACGAACAGCTCGACGTCGACCCGTCGCACGTCCACAAGTCGAAGAGCGAGCACAAACACGCGGTGTTCGTGCTCGGGAACGCGCTCGCGACGGCGATGAGCGAGGACGAGTTCTCCAGTGCGGGCCGCATCTCCAAGCGGATGGAGGAGCTGGCGGACGACGCGCAGTCGAAGCTCTAG
- a CDS encoding MFS transporter, with protein MSDSPPGATATDAPADAWLYAWAGANVAIGVASLLVPLYVVQLGGDAFALGVLWFATSIAMAPSAVVVGPVVDRLGNHRRLVLAGFLGVAAALAALPFLHTVPAVVLVDAALWFAVAGVTPVLTTLALADVPERRWNARLARLNKYQGYGWAGGLVLGAVWTSALAGRLSSLAVQRSLLGVATVVVAVSTLVAARTLPRAEGADDSRLRRRPSRRAVRAVFSPLLPGRVVSIVRSSDPRALLTGVSRPLAAYFAAVTVFFVGFSVFSAPLPDFLTTAGFGDDAVFALYVVSSLASAVCYVAAGELADRYDLRVLQSSALGLRGLVFPVVAAAGYGLRASPTGLLVVGVTFALVGVSWAVIAVTANSLVARYANRENRGAALGLYTALSSVAGGVGGLLGGWLAATYAYFTTFALAGGLVVAGAGVVLALDRVEPGA; from the coding sequence GTGAGCGACTCACCCCCCGGAGCGACCGCCACGGACGCGCCCGCCGACGCGTGGCTCTACGCGTGGGCCGGCGCGAACGTCGCCATCGGCGTCGCCTCCCTCCTCGTCCCCCTCTACGTCGTCCAGCTCGGCGGCGACGCGTTCGCGCTCGGCGTCCTCTGGTTCGCCACGTCCATCGCGATGGCCCCGAGCGCCGTCGTCGTCGGCCCCGTCGTCGACCGCCTCGGCAACCACCGCCGCCTCGTTCTCGCCGGCTTCCTCGGCGTCGCCGCCGCGCTCGCCGCCCTCCCCTTCTTACACACTGTTCCGGCCGTCGTCCTCGTCGACGCCGCGCTCTGGTTCGCCGTCGCCGGCGTCACGCCCGTCCTCACGACGCTCGCGCTCGCCGACGTCCCCGAACGCCGGTGGAACGCCCGCCTCGCCCGCCTGAACAAGTACCAGGGCTACGGGTGGGCGGGCGGCCTCGTGCTCGGCGCGGTCTGGACGAGCGCGCTCGCCGGCCGCCTCTCCTCGCTCGCCGTCCAGCGCTCGCTCCTCGGCGTCGCCACCGTCGTCGTCGCCGTCAGCACGCTCGTCGCGGCGCGAACGCTCCCGCGCGCCGAAGGGGCGGACGACAGCCGCCTCCGCCGGCGGCCCTCCCGGCGCGCCGTCCGCGCGGTCTTCTCCCCGCTCCTCCCCGGTCGCGTCGTCTCCATCGTCCGCTCCAGCGACCCGCGCGCGCTCCTCACGGGCGTCAGCCGCCCGCTCGCCGCGTACTTCGCCGCCGTCACCGTCTTCTTCGTCGGGTTCTCCGTCTTCAGCGCGCCGCTCCCCGACTTCCTCACGACCGCCGGCTTCGGCGACGACGCCGTCTTCGCGCTCTACGTCGTCTCCAGCCTCGCCTCCGCGGTCTGTTACGTCGCCGCCGGCGAACTCGCCGACCGCTACGACCTCCGCGTCCTCCAGTCGAGCGCGCTCGGCCTCCGCGGCCTCGTCTTCCCCGTCGTCGCCGCCGCCGGCTACGGCCTCCGCGCGTCGCCGACCGGCCTCCTCGTCGTCGGCGTCACCTTCGCGCTCGTCGGCGTCTCCTGGGCCGTCATCGCCGTCACCGCGAACTCACTCGTCGCCCGGTACGCGAACCGCGAGAACCGGGGCGCGGCGCTCGGCCTCTACACCGCGCTCTCCTCGGTCGCCGGCGGCGTCGGCGGCCTCCTCGGCGGCTGGCTCGCCGCCACCTACGCGTACTTCACGACGTTCGCCCTCGCGGGCGGCCTCGTCGTCGCCGGAGCCGGCGTCGTCCTCGCCCTCGACCGCGTCGAACCCGGAGCGTAG
- a CDS encoding DUF7522 family protein, translating into MSVQPYKRLVAFVKRQAGDYFRTAVSFTEDDWEIIYRRADLPREHAEERTGEIVEGARGKTALRRPDSPFGEFNASIELYEDGVFAIIHENPSEGVLFSLERDAARDLAAFIHKCELILHAENR; encoded by the coding sequence ATGTCGGTCCAACCGTACAAGCGCCTCGTCGCGTTCGTCAAGCGACAAGCCGGGGATTACTTTCGGACCGCCGTCTCGTTCACCGAAGACGATTGGGAGATCATCTACCGGCGCGCGGATTTACCGCGAGAGCACGCCGAAGAGCGTACCGGCGAGATCGTCGAGGGTGCTCGCGGGAAGACCGCGCTCCGACGACCCGACAGCCCGTTCGGCGAGTTCAACGCCTCGATAGAACTCTACGAGGACGGCGTCTTCGCCATCATCCACGAGAACCCGTCCGAGGGCGTGTTGTTCTCGCTCGAACGGGATGCCGCACGCGACCTCGCGGCGTTCATCCACAAGTGCGAACTCATCCTCCACGCCGAGAATCGGTGA
- a CDS encoding DUF7120 family protein: MPSVELNIPDHIEMQIAQLVEQGEFLSREEAIEQLLSAGIKAYKTSGPMDEDASLEDESGMMGHEDEYVF; the protein is encoded by the coding sequence ATGCCATCGGTCGAACTCAATATCCCCGACCACATCGAGATGCAGATCGCCCAGCTCGTCGAGCAGGGCGAGTTCCTCAGCCGCGAAGAAGCCATCGAACAACTCCTGTCCGCGGGCATCAAGGCCTACAAGACGTCCGGCCCGATGGACGAGGACGCCAGTCTCGAAGACGAGAGCGGGATGATGGGCCACGAAGACGAGTACGTCTTCTAA
- the menD gene encoding 2-succinyl-5-enolpyruvyl-6-hydroxy-3-cyclohexene-1-carboxylic-acid synthase: protein MTAPNRATLWGRAIADELAKAGVDAVCVAPGSRSTPLTVALDAHDELTVFSHLDERSAAFFALGRGKVLGRPTPVVCTSGTAAANFHPAVIEADTGRVPLLVLTADRPAELRDSGANQTVDQEKLYGDAVRFYRDLPEPAAEPRRLRSLRTTVCRAVAETAGAEPGPVHLNVPVAKPLEPTTVPAESPDGVPEDLAADHPLAARGRDGPFVDVHAGVTEPSEATLDRLAAAVDAADRGLLVAGPTDEAYADALVDLAHATGFPLLADPLSGVRYGPHVPDGPVLGGYDAYLHPDVTADWPDPDVVLRFGASPTSKPLRKYLARTGARQFVADASGGWREAEFRASDLVVADPAPLARALADRVESPAEPWPALDAAEAAHWALLDERDDAFEGRIAAAVAADAPDPATVFVSNSMPIRDLDRFARPDAKALRVLGNRGASGIDGVTSTALGAGSATDDPLVLLTGDLAYYHDLNGLLALSRCGVDATIALVNNDGGGIFHMLPIEQFDPPFQGQFKTPHGLDFEPTADLYGFDYARTDSLDAFRERYRASLDSAGTQVVEYVSDAEASHRTREEVREALVERLT from the coding sequence ATGACTGCCCCGAACCGCGCGACGCTCTGGGGGCGCGCTATCGCGGACGAACTGGCGAAGGCGGGCGTGGACGCCGTGTGCGTCGCGCCCGGGAGTCGGTCGACGCCGCTGACGGTGGCGCTCGACGCGCACGACGAGCTCACGGTCTTCTCGCACCTCGACGAGCGCTCGGCGGCGTTCTTCGCGCTCGGCCGCGGGAAGGTGCTGGGTCGGCCGACGCCTGTCGTCTGTACCTCTGGCACTGCGGCCGCGAACTTCCACCCGGCGGTGATCGAGGCGGATACGGGCCGCGTCCCGCTCCTCGTCCTCACGGCCGACCGCCCGGCGGAGCTCCGCGATTCGGGCGCGAACCAGACCGTCGACCAGGAGAAGCTCTACGGGGACGCGGTGCGGTTCTACCGCGACCTCCCGGAGCCGGCGGCGGAACCCCGACGACTCCGCTCGCTCCGCACGACCGTCTGCCGCGCGGTCGCTGAGACGGCAGGCGCGGAGCCGGGGCCCGTCCACCTGAACGTCCCGGTCGCGAAGCCGCTGGAACCGACGACGGTGCCCGCGGAATCCCCGGACGGCGTCCCCGAGGATCTCGCGGCCGACCACCCGCTCGCCGCGCGCGGCCGGGACGGCCCGTTCGTCGACGTCCACGCCGGCGTGACCGAGCCCAGCGAAGCGACGCTCGACCGGCTCGCCGCGGCCGTCGACGCCGCCGACCGCGGCCTGCTCGTCGCCGGGCCGACCGACGAGGCGTACGCGGACGCGCTCGTCGACCTCGCCCACGCGACCGGCTTCCCGCTCCTCGCCGACCCGCTCTCCGGCGTCCGCTACGGCCCGCACGTCCCCGACGGTCCCGTCCTCGGCGGCTACGACGCCTACCTCCACCCCGACGTCACCGCGGACTGGCCCGACCCGGACGTCGTCCTTCGGTTCGGCGCGTCACCGACCTCGAAGCCGCTCAGGAAGTACCTCGCTCGAACCGGCGCGCGCCAGTTCGTCGCCGACGCGTCGGGCGGCTGGCGAGAAGCCGAGTTCCGAGCCAGCGACCTCGTCGTCGCCGACCCCGCGCCGCTCGCCCGCGCGCTCGCGGACCGCGTCGAGTCGCCCGCCGAGCCGTGGCCGGCCCTCGACGCCGCCGAAGCCGCACACTGGGCGCTCCTCGACGAACGCGACGACGCCTTCGAGGGCCGCATCGCGGCGGCCGTCGCCGCCGACGCCCCCGATCCCGCGACCGTGTTCGTCTCGAACTCGATGCCGATTCGGGACCTCGACCGGTTCGCCCGCCCGGACGCGAAAGCGCTCCGCGTGCTCGGAAACCGCGGGGCGTCCGGCATCGACGGCGTCACCAGCACCGCGCTCGGCGCGGGCAGTGCGACCGACGACCCCCTCGTTCTTCTCACCGGCGACCTCGCCTACTACCACGACCTCAACGGCCTCCTGGCGCTCTCGCGCTGCGGCGTCGACGCCACCATCGCGCTCGTGAACAACGACGGCGGCGGCATCTTCCACATGCTCCCCATCGAGCAGTTCGACCCGCCCTTCCAGGGGCAGTTCAAGACGCCGCACGGCCTCGACTTCGAACCCACCGCCGACCTCTACGGCTTCGACTACGCCCGCACGGACTCCCTCGATGCGTTCCGGGAGCGCTACCGCGCGAGCCTCGACAGCGCGGGCACACAGGTCGTCGAGTACGTCTCCGACGCCGAGGCGAGCCACCGAACGCGAGAGGAAGTCCGGGAGGCGCTCGTCGAGCGCCTCACCTGA
- a CDS encoding 1,4-dihydroxy-2-naphthoyl-CoA synthase, translating to MVSEIFDEDAWEEVEGFDFRDITYHRASEVGALRIAFDRPEKRNAFRPGTVDELSRALDHAKRQADVGCVLLTGNGPSEKDGGWAFCSGGDQSVRGSEGYEYRGEDESPDKAEAGRLHILEVQRQIRFMPKPVVAVVPGWAVGGGHSLHVVCDLTLASEEHAKFLQTDPDVGSYDAGFGSAYLARQIGQKKAREVFFLGKTYDAAEAADMGMVNEAVPHDELEETALEWAARIEGKSPNAIRMLKYGFNLPDDGMVGQQVFAGEATRLGYMTDEAQEGRDAFLEKRDPDYSEYPWYY from the coding sequence ATGGTCTCCGAGATATTCGACGAGGACGCCTGGGAGGAAGTCGAGGGCTTCGACTTCCGGGACATCACGTACCACCGCGCGAGCGAGGTGGGCGCGCTCCGCATCGCCTTCGACCGCCCGGAGAAGCGCAACGCCTTCCGCCCCGGCACGGTCGACGAGCTCTCGCGCGCGCTCGACCACGCCAAACGCCAGGCGGACGTCGGCTGCGTCCTCCTCACTGGTAATGGCCCCAGCGAGAAGGACGGCGGCTGGGCCTTCTGCTCCGGCGGCGACCAGTCAGTCCGCGGGAGCGAGGGGTACGAATACCGGGGCGAGGACGAGTCACCGGATAAAGCCGAGGCCGGCCGCCTCCACATCTTAGAGGTCCAGCGGCAGATCCGCTTCATGCCGAAACCCGTCGTCGCCGTCGTCCCCGGCTGGGCCGTCGGCGGCGGCCACAGCCTCCACGTCGTCTGCGACCTCACCCTCGCGAGCGAGGAGCACGCGAAATTCCTCCAGACCGACCCCGACGTCGGGTCCTACGACGCCGGCTTCGGCTCCGCCTACCTCGCCCGCCAGATCGGCCAGAAGAAGGCGCGCGAAGTCTTCTTCCTCGGCAAGACCTACGACGCCGCGGAAGCCGCCGACATGGGCATGGTGAACGAAGCCGTCCCCCACGACGAACTGGAGGAGACCGCGCTGGAGTGGGCGGCCCGCATCGAGGGCAAGAGCCCGAACGCCATCCGGATGCTCAAGTACGGCTTCAACCTCCCCGACGACGGCATGGTCGGCCAACAGGTCTTCGCCGGCGAAGCAACCCGGCTCGGCTACATGACCGACGAAGCCCAGGAAGGCCGCGACGCCTTCCTCGAAAAACGCGACCCCGACTACTCTGAGTACCCCTGGTACTACTAG